The DNA sequence CGAGCGGCTGCAGGGGACCCAGGCACAGGGAGAAGGTCTGCGCGGCGTCTACAATCCCTTCGAGAACCCGCGCTCGACCCGGGATCGTCTGCACCTGCCGGGACGGTCGGAGCTCGTACGGATCCTGGGCGAGATCCGAGCGCGCGTGACCGAGCGCCTGCTGGACGGAGGCCTCGACGAACTCAACGAGGATCCGCTGCGGAAGGAGGGCTTCGTCTACCACCTCGTTCTTCAGCACGAATACCAGCACAACGAGACCATTCTGCAGACGCTGCAACTCAAGAAGGGCACCCCTTGGGTTCCTCCCCGTGTGCGCGCGTTCCCCGAGGCGTGGGGGCGGGCTCAGGAGCTGGAGGGCGTGATGGCTCGGTTTCCCGGCGCCTTGGTCGAGATCGGAACGGACGATCGGTCGACGGCCTACGACAACGAGCGGCCCCGCCATGCGATCCAGGTGCCGGCCTTCGACATCGACGTGGCGCCGGTCAGCAACCGTGCGTTCCTCCGCTTCATGGATGCCGGGGGGTATCACGAGCGCTCACTCTGGTCGGATGCCGGGTGGGAGTGGCGCTGTGCGGAGGACGTTTCGGCACCCAAGTATTGGGCGCTGGAAGGGGAGCGCTGGGCGGTGCGCGTCTTCGAGCGGGAGGGCCCGGTGCGCCCCGATCACCCCGTGTGTCACGTCAACTACCACGAGGCAGAGGCGTATGCACGTTTCGTGGGGAAACGTCTCCCGACCGAATCCGAATGGGAGGCCGCTGCCAGCTGGAACTCTGTAGCGTCGCGCAAGGAGCGCTATCCGTGGGGCGATGCGATGCCGACCGGGAGGGTCGCAAACCTCGACCAGCTCGCCTTCGACACGGCTCCCGTCGGATTCTTTCCCGACGGGGCCTCGCCCTGTGGGTGCGAGCAGATGATCGGCGATGTGTGGGAGTGGACGGCCACCGACTTCCACGGATACCCGGGATTCCGGTCCTTTCCGTACAAGGAATACTCGGAAGTGTTCTTCGGGAACGAGTACAAGGTCCTGCGTGGCGGTTCCTGGGCGACGCGTCCGGGTGCCATCCGTGCGACGTTCCGGAACTGGGACTATCCGATCCGACGCCAGATCTTCAGCGGCCTCCGCTGCGCTCGCGATGTCTGAAGCGTCCACCCTGCTCGAAGGGCTGCGGTCCAGGCCGAAGCGCGTCTCGTCCAAGTACTTCTACGATCGGCGCGGCTCCGAGTTGTTCGAGCGCATCACGCGGCTCGAAGAGTATTACCCGACCCGCACCGAGCGGGCGCTCCTCGAGCTGTGGGCCCCGGAGTTCATGCGGGAGCTGGCGCCGCGCACGCTGGTGGAGCTTGGCGCGGGCAGTGCCGAAAAGACAGAGCTGCTGCTCGAGGAGCTGTGTAGCATCACGCCTGGGGGCGATGCGACCGCGACGTACGTTCCCGTGGATGTGAGTGGGGAGTTCCTGGAGCAGACGGCGGCACGCCTGCGCGGACAGTTTCCCGGGCTTTCCGTACAGCCGTCCGTGGGAGACATCACGGGCGGCTACCCACTGCCGGAGCCGCGCGAGGCGCCGACGCTGTTCGCGTTCCTCGGAAGCACGATCGGGAACTTCAGAACCGAGGCCGCCATCCAACTGCTCGCGGGGGTGCGGGCACGGATGGCTCCCGAAGATCACTTCCTTTTGGGCGTGGACCTCAAGCCAGGACCGCGCAAGAGCGTCGAGGAGCTGGAGCGCGCATACAACGACCGGCAAGGAGTGACCGCGGACTTCAACCGCAATCTTCTGAGTGTGTTGAACCGGCGTTTCCAGGGTTCGTTCGACGCAGGCCGCTTCGAGCATCTGGCATTCTACAACGAGGAGGAAGGCAGGATCGAGATGCACCTGGTCGCCCGCATGCCCCACGCGGTCGACGTAGCGGGCGAGCGGATCCACTTCAGCGCCGGGGAGCGCCTCCGTACGGAGATCTCCTGCAAGTACGACCGCACGGGCGTCGAGACCCTCTGCACGGCGGCGGGGCTGCAGCTGAAGGAGTGGATGAGCGACCGGGACGGTCGCTTCGCGCTGGCGTTGAGCGGACCTCGGGGATGAACCATCACGATCGGGAGGTCCTGGAGGCGGACGTCGCCAATCGGCTGTTTCGTGCGTCGCAGGCCACGGCGCTGCCGGATCGGGTCGGCTTCGAGTTGGAGCTTCTACCCATGGCGCCCGTCGGAAGTCGCGTGCCTGTGGAAGGTAGGGAAGGGATGCGCGCGCGCCTGGAGCGTCTCGCAGCGCGGGTGAATTGGACCTGGAACCCGGAGGGGACCTTCCAGGCGCCCTGCGGCTGCCGCATCTCCTTCGAGCCCGGGGGACAGCTTGAAGTGAGCACAGCGACGGCGCCGACGATCGATCGAGCCATCGACTGCCTCGAGGCCGTGCACGGTCCCCTCACCACACTCGAGGGAGTCGAGTTGCTGGCACTCGGCTACGATCCGGTCACGCCGTTGACGAAGACGACGCTGCAGCTGTCGGCGGAGCGTTATCGGGCCATGCAGGCCCACTTCGACGCGCGCGGGGACGCGGGTGTCCGGATGATGCGGCAGAGTTGCGCGCTGCAGATCAACCTCGACCTGGGGGCTCGGCCCTTCCTCCGCTGGAACGCGGCCAACCGCATCGCCCCGCTGCTGACGGCGATCTTCGCCAACTCCCCGATGGCCGACGGACGAGACACCGGTTGGCGCAGTGTGCGCGCAGCGCAGTGGCTCGCATTGGATCCGAGCCGGACCGGCGTCGTGGGACCGGGGCGGGCGCCGGTCGACGAGTATCTCGAATATGCCCTGGCGGCCGAGCCCTTCCTAACAGGAAGTGCGCCCTTCGTGGAGGGGGGGCAGCCGACGACTGCCTGGCGTACGCATCTCAGCACCCTGTTTCCCGACGTGCGTCCGCGAGGGTATCTGGAGCTGCGCTGCCTAGACACAGTGCCTGTGGAGTGGCTCGCGGCGCCGTTGGTGTTCAGCCTTTGCCTACTCTACGACGAACAGGCGCTCGCGCGCGTGCTGGAGGCGCTCCCCCTGCCGACGGCGGCGGACCGGGCGGGTGCGGCCCGGGACGGCCTGGCCGATCCCCGGCGCCGAGCCCGGGCCTGCTGGGCCTTCGAATTGGCCCTGGAAGCGGGAGAACGACTGAGGCCGCTGCACCTGGGACCCGACGTCTGGGCGCGGGCAGCGCGGTACTACGAGGCATTCACGGCACGCGGGCTGGACCTGGGTTCGAGACCTGTCCCAGCGGCCGCCGTGCGCCAGGCCAACGGCTGGGCGCCGGCTGGCCCCGCCGGGGTCACGGCCCGGCGGGGAGGGGCGTGATGCGGCTCCCACCGGCCGGGTCCAAGGTGACCAACGACCCCTCGGGAACGGGGTCCCAAGTGGCACCGTCGTCGAGGGGTTCGGACGCGGCCAGGGTGCCGTCCCGCGGGACGAGAGGGGAAGCCCGGCCCAGGTAGAGGCTGTTGGATGCGCCCCGGCTGGAGGCCCGGGTCAGGGCTACGCCGTCCGCTGTAGCCAGCGCACAGTTGAGTTGGGCATCCAGACCGTGGTCGCGCGCGAGGTGGAGCACCCAGGTTGCCGTCGCGGCCAGGGCGTCTGGTGCGGTCTCTCCCGCCCGGATGCGCTCCAGCACGTTGAGGAACACCAACTCGCTATCGGTGGCTCCCTCCAACAGGGACAGCGTCGGATCCGACAAGCGGTGCAGCAGGGGTCGGAGCAGGCGCTCACGATACCCGGCCAGAAACCCGTTGAGCACGAAGCCGCAGCCGCCCCGCAGTAGCGGCGGTGTCCCCACGGCACCTCCCGGAACCCCGTCCGTGCGGTTGCGAACGGCGGACAGAGCCACGGAGCTGCGCTGTGCTCGGAGGAGCGGTTCCAGTTCTCCTGCCTGCCAGATCGGCCGCTCGTCCGCGATGCGCAGGGGCTGCCCCCGGTGGAACCAGACGATCCCCCACCCGTCCGCGTTCACGGAGCCCGACAGCAGTTCGCGAGGAGCCCAGCTCTGATGGCGGAGCGAGTGCTGGCCTCCGAAGAGGAGAGGCGCCAGCTCCGCTTTCGGTCCGGCGTAGG is a window from the Gemmatimonadota bacterium genome containing:
- the egtB gene encoding ergothioneine biosynthesis protein EgtB; protein product: MPAPLSRRDPGELLDLLTEARARTWLLVTSLSEEDLRLQHDPLMSPIVWDLGHIGHFEDVWLFERLQGTQAQGEGLRGVYNPFENPRSTRDRLHLPGRSELVRILGEIRARVTERLLDGGLDELNEDPLRKEGFVYHLVLQHEYQHNETILQTLQLKKGTPWVPPRVRAFPEAWGRAQELEGVMARFPGALVEIGTDDRSTAYDNERPRHAIQVPAFDIDVAPVSNRAFLRFMDAGGYHERSLWSDAGWEWRCAEDVSAPKYWALEGERWAVRVFEREGPVRPDHPVCHVNYHEAEAYARFVGKRLPTESEWEAAASWNSVASRKERYPWGDAMPTGRVANLDQLAFDTAPVGFFPDGASPCGCEQMIGDVWEWTATDFHGYPGFRSFPYKEYSEVFFGNEYKVLRGGSWATRPGAIRATFRNWDYPIRRQIFSGLRCARDV
- the egtD gene encoding L-histidine N(alpha)-methyltransferase → MSEASTLLEGLRSRPKRVSSKYFYDRRGSELFERITRLEEYYPTRTERALLELWAPEFMRELAPRTLVELGAGSAEKTELLLEELCSITPGGDATATYVPVDVSGEFLEQTAARLRGQFPGLSVQPSVGDITGGYPLPEPREAPTLFAFLGSTIGNFRTEAAIQLLAGVRARMAPEDHFLLGVDLKPGPRKSVEELERAYNDRQGVTADFNRNLLSVLNRRFQGSFDAGRFEHLAFYNEEEGRIEMHLVARMPHAVDVAGERIHFSAGERLRTEISCKYDRTGVETLCTAAGLQLKEWMSDRDGRFALALSGPRG
- a CDS encoding class II glutamine amidotransferase, encoding MCRLVAYAGPKAELAPLLFGGQHSLRHQSWAPRELLSGSVNADGWGIVWFHRGQPLRIADERPIWQAGELEPLLRAQRSSVALSAVRNRTDGVPGGAVGTPPLLRGGCGFVLNGFLAGYRERLLRPLLHRLSDPTLSLLEGATDSELVFLNVLERIRAGETAPDALAATATWVLHLARDHGLDAQLNCALATADGVALTRASSRGASNSLYLGRASPLVPRDGTLAASEPLDDGATWDPVPEGSLVTLDPAGGSRITPLPAGP
- a CDS encoding glutamate-cysteine ligase family protein, translating into MNHHDREVLEADVANRLFRASQATALPDRVGFELELLPMAPVGSRVPVEGREGMRARLERLAARVNWTWNPEGTFQAPCGCRISFEPGGQLEVSTATAPTIDRAIDCLEAVHGPLTTLEGVELLALGYDPVTPLTKTTLQLSAERYRAMQAHFDARGDAGVRMMRQSCALQINLDLGARPFLRWNAANRIAPLLTAIFANSPMADGRDTGWRSVRAAQWLALDPSRTGVVGPGRAPVDEYLEYALAAEPFLTGSAPFVEGGQPTTAWRTHLSTLFPDVRPRGYLELRCLDTVPVEWLAAPLVFSLCLLYDEQALARVLEALPLPTAADRAGAARDGLADPRRRARACWAFELALEAGERLRPLHLGPDVWARAARYYEAFTARGLDLGSRPVPAAAVRQANGWAPAGPAGVTARRGGA